GCAACCACCTAAACATGCATGTAGCTAACATTATCATGAGAAGAAGAATAACTAATCTTCATGCTGGATTATTAGTAAAGGTAAGAAATAAGAATGATGATACAAGAACGACTAAAGAGAGTACAAATATCAAATTTCATGTTGAAAAGGAAAGAAACAGATAAAAATCATCACACACCCTTTGCCTGAGGCATCAAAAAACCCCAACATAAAAATGGAAATTAACAATCCAATCTACACACAAACAACTTCAAGATAGAACTTACTTCTTTTTAAAATGCTTACTTTTACTTTCACTCTTTTTCTTCTCTTGTATCCTACATTTATAATTACCACTATTCTTAGCATTATGTTTATGGTCATAATCCTCATTACTCTTACTCTTACTTTCACTTTTCCCATTCCTTAAAACAATACATTCTCTGCTTCTCCCTCTATTGCTCGTTTGGGGATAACTTGGCCCGGAAGAAGCATCGGAAGCCATTGAATCGTCGCTGTCTTTGTTGTTTTCGTAGTCGTTGACATGCTTTCTTTTATCGTTTCCGGTGATATGCCCTTCATAG
This genomic interval from Brassica oleracea var. oleracea cultivar TO1000 chromosome C2, BOL, whole genome shotgun sequence contains the following:
- the LOC106326177 gene encoding uncharacterized protein LOC106326177 — encoded protein: MEREECSSSESGWTTYISSPMEDDEEEVTDEVYYEGHITGNDKRKHVNDYENNKDSDDSMASDASSGPSYPQTSNRGRSRECIVLRNGKSESKSKSNEDYDHKHNAKNSGNYKCRIQEKKKSESKSKHFKKK